The following are encoded in a window of Staphylococcus piscifermentans genomic DNA:
- a CDS encoding CCA tRNA nucleotidyltransferase, whose amino-acid sequence MNKDLFLQSAPILQQIQESGYEAYYVGGSVRDYLMGRPIHDIDITTSAAPEEIEAIFDHTIPIGKEHGTINVVYNHENYEVTTFRAEGEYKDHRRPSEVRFVRDLYQDVERRDFTINAIAMDEHFEIKDFFNGYNDIKNKVIKTVGNAEERFDEDALRILRGLRFKSQLQFQIDPATYQAMADKMEDTAFLSIERIIVELRKLLEGVDAPLVYPLLNQLEFFKFVPFFKAFNTAAIKVKEPIKFELLIALLLFKEPSEVALSQLKISNDSKKAIHQFINIFEALPNIKTKKELRVFVYDYGISVLSYILDMSNTLSANGLELSHPLIFNHETLKEIDQNLIIHQRSDMMVNGKDILEALDLKGGPWLKEVLRKIECAIINQEVPNKKSEIVNWVKTHVEI is encoded by the coding sequence ATGAATAAAGATTTATTTTTACAATCCGCTCCAATCTTACAACAAATTCAAGAAAGCGGTTATGAAGCATACTATGTAGGCGGCTCTGTACGTGATTATTTAATGGGCCGTCCTATTCATGATATTGATATTACAACGAGTGCTGCTCCTGAAGAGATAGAAGCTATATTCGACCATACTATTCCGATTGGTAAAGAACACGGCACTATCAATGTGGTATACAACCATGAGAATTATGAAGTGACCACTTTCAGAGCTGAGGGGGAATACAAAGATCATCGCCGACCTAGCGAAGTACGCTTTGTGAGAGATTTGTACCAAGATGTTGAACGCCGTGATTTTACTATCAATGCCATTGCAATGGACGAACATTTTGAAATTAAAGATTTCTTTAATGGCTATAACGATATTAAAAATAAAGTAATCAAAACAGTGGGCAACGCTGAAGAACGTTTTGATGAGGATGCTTTACGTATTTTACGTGGTTTGCGTTTTAAATCTCAATTGCAATTTCAAATCGATCCTGCTACTTATCAAGCAATGGCAGATAAAATGGAGGATACAGCATTTTTATCCATCGAACGCATTATTGTTGAGCTGCGTAAATTATTAGAAGGCGTTGATGCACCACTTGTTTACCCTTTGCTCAATCAACTAGAATTTTTCAAATTTGTTCCTTTTTTCAAAGCATTTAACACAGCAGCAATTAAAGTGAAGGAGCCTATCAAATTTGAATTACTTATCGCATTACTGCTTTTTAAAGAACCAAGTGAGGTTGCTTTGTCACAATTAAAGATAAGTAATGACAGTAAAAAAGCAATCCATCAATTTATTAATATCTTTGAAGCGTTGCCAAACATTAAAACAAAAAAAGAATTACGCGTTTTCGTTTATGATTATGGTATCTCTGTACTATCTTATATACTAGATATGAGCAATACTTTAAGCGCTAATGGATTAGAATTAAGTCATCCCTTAATCTTTAACCACGAAACCTTAAAGGAAATAGATCAAAATTTAATTATCCATCAACGTAGTGATATGATGGTTAATGGTAAAGATATATTAGAGGCTTTAGACTTAAAGGGCGGTCCTTGGTTGAAAGAAGTACTTAGAAAAATAGAATGCGCAATTATTAACCAAGAGGTGCCTAACAAAAAAAGTGAAATTGTAAATTGGGTGAAAACACATGTCGAAATATAG
- a CDS encoding biotin--[acetyl-CoA-carboxylase] ligase encodes MSKYSQDVVQILHENQPEYVSGQYIAEQLNISRTSVKKIIDQLKAEGCEINSVNHKGHQLQQLADTWYPGIVEKITAEQGFFQETFVYPTIDSTQLAAKQKLVGNHDAILVLSNEQTKGRGRFNRPWDSAKGKGLWMSAVFRPNVPFSMITTFNLFMALAIRETIQAFSIDDVAVKWPNDIYIGPKKVCGFLTEMSANSDGIEAVICGIGINMNQEASDFPQEIAHRATSIYNHADEKIDRYAFLTLLLENMKTRYIQFLTVPFESIREEYVKHSNIWNRKLKFTENDKQFSGKAISIDKDGFLLVEDEQGEKHRLMSADIDL; translated from the coding sequence ATGTCGAAATATAGTCAAGATGTCGTACAAATATTACATGAAAATCAACCAGAATATGTTTCTGGACAATATATTGCGGAACAATTAAATATCTCCCGCACTTCAGTTAAGAAAATTATTGATCAATTAAAAGCTGAAGGCTGTGAAATTAATTCAGTAAACCATAAAGGACATCAACTTCAGCAACTCGCTGATACTTGGTATCCAGGCATTGTAGAAAAAATTACTGCAGAACAAGGTTTCTTTCAAGAAACTTTTGTTTATCCTACTATCGACTCAACACAACTGGCTGCCAAGCAAAAATTGGTAGGCAACCATGATGCCATTCTAGTATTAAGTAATGAACAAACAAAAGGACGAGGTCGCTTTAACAGACCATGGGACTCTGCTAAAGGCAAAGGGTTATGGATGAGTGCAGTATTTCGTCCCAATGTGCCGTTTTCGATGATTACGACTTTCAACTTATTTATGGCACTGGCAATCAGAGAAACGATACAAGCTTTTTCTATAGATGATGTCGCTGTAAAATGGCCAAATGATATCTATATCGGCCCTAAAAAAGTATGTGGCTTTCTAACTGAAATGTCAGCGAACAGTGATGGTATTGAAGCCGTCATTTGTGGAATAGGTATTAACATGAATCAAGAAGCAAGTGATTTTCCGCAAGAAATAGCTCACCGTGCAACAAGTATTTATAACCACGCAGATGAAAAGATAGACCGTTACGCATTTTTAACTTTATTATTAGAAAATATGAAAACACGCTATATTCAATTCTTAACCGTACCGTTCGAATCTATTCGTGAAGAATATGTGAAACATTCAAATATCTGGAATAGAAAATTGAAGTTTACGGAGAATGATAAACAATTCTCAGGTAAAGCTATCAGTATTGATAAAGACGGTTTTTTACTTGTAGAAGATGAACAAGGCGAAAAACATCGCTTAATGAGTGCAGATATAGATTTATAG
- a CDS encoding DnaD domain-containing protein, giving the protein MNIDFLRKRPVVIRRELLDHYYELGLTETDLVILLKLIYENEHSNKQPSIQYLSQGTTMKEREITTVIQHLIQLGLFNLTVQKDEDGRFAEFMDLEGFYQAFNKILQAQELNDKRNDDKEAFKELFQFIEQSFGRPLSPIEIDTLNQWIDVDKHDISVIQAAVNEALSLDKVNFKYIDRILLNWKKHNVKTVDDSKKISQQYTTPQMKHTVKNIPKFDWLNGEGD; this is encoded by the coding sequence TTGAATATTGATTTTTTAAGAAAACGACCTGTCGTTATTAGAAGAGAACTATTGGATCATTATTATGAACTAGGTCTGACTGAAACAGATTTAGTTATATTATTAAAGTTGATTTATGAAAATGAACATTCAAATAAACAACCTTCTATTCAGTACTTAAGTCAAGGTACGACGATGAAAGAACGTGAAATTACTACCGTGATTCAACATTTAATTCAACTCGGACTGTTCAACCTTACCGTTCAAAAAGACGAAGATGGACGGTTTGCAGAATTTATGGACTTAGAGGGGTTTTACCAAGCATTTAATAAAATATTGCAAGCGCAAGAGTTAAATGATAAACGAAATGATGATAAGGAAGCTTTCAAGGAGCTATTTCAATTTATTGAACAATCCTTCGGCAGACCACTTTCACCTATAGAAATTGATACTTTAAATCAATGGATAGACGTGGATAAACACGATATATCAGTTATACAAGCAGCCGTAAACGAGGCTTTAAGTCTAGATAAAGTAAATTTCAAATATATCGATCGTATCCTTTTGAATTGGAAAAAACATAATGTCAAAACAGTAGATGATTCTAAAAAAATCAGCCAGCAATATACTACACCACAGATGAAGCATACCGTGAAAAACATTCCTAAATTCGACTGGCTGAATGGAGAGGGGGACTAA
- a CDS encoding DUF1405 domain-containing protein — protein sequence MTLMNWWRWALYSRPFLLFALICNILGTIYGYIWYGSQLKTAPWYFQIFIPDSPTASLFLCIVLVLFLFGKNSSVIEALAFTTLIKYGVWAVIMNLILFYQYNEVSINGLMLLVSHGIMAMEAIIFYPRFKITLLGGLVAVIWIFHNDLIDYVFMQFPFYPFIDAHLEIVAYIAFILSSISIILYFCLRKWIQHKLFDQPLRSQ from the coding sequence ATGACCTTAATGAATTGGTGGAGATGGGCGTTATATTCTCGTCCGTTTCTTTTATTTGCTTTAATTTGCAATATTCTAGGAACAATCTACGGTTACATTTGGTACGGAAGCCAATTAAAGACTGCACCGTGGTATTTTCAAATATTTATACCTGATAGCCCCACAGCATCACTATTTTTATGTATTGTCTTAGTTCTTTTCTTATTCGGAAAAAATAGTTCCGTAATAGAAGCGCTCGCCTTTACTACATTAATCAAGTACGGTGTTTGGGCTGTCATTATGAACCTCATTTTATTCTATCAATATAACGAGGTTTCGATTAACGGTTTGATGCTCTTGGTTTCTCATGGCATTATGGCGATGGAAGCGATTATTTTCTATCCAAGATTTAAGATTACTTTGCTCGGAGGACTCGTAGCGGTGATATGGATTTTCCATAATGATTTAATAGATTATGTCTTTATGCAATTTCCATTTTATCCATTCATAGATGCGCATCTAGAAATAGTAGCGTATATTGCTTTTATTTTAAGTAGTATTAGTATAATATTATACTTCTGCTTAAGAAAATGGATACAGCACAAATTGTTTGACCAACCTTTACGTTCTCAGTAA
- the bshA gene encoding N-acetyl-alpha-D-glucosaminyl L-malate synthase BshA, whose protein sequence is MKIGITCYPSMGGSGIIATELGIILAERGHDVHFITSNLPFRIRKPLPNITFHQVEVNQYAVFQYPPYDISLSTKIASVIKEYDLDILHMHYAVPHAICGILGRQMSGKDVKIMTTLHGTDITVLGYDHSLKDAIKFGIENSDVVTSVSQSLAKQTQDIIGTKKEIIPIYNFVREIDFPTQRNEKLKEMYGIASDEKVLIHVSNFRQVKRIDTILETFKKVHDKIPSKLLLLGDGPELMEMKRLARDLGILDDVLFLGKQEFVNQFYQMSDLVLLLSEKESFGLTLLEAMKTGVIPIGSTAGGIKEVIKHEETGFVVDIGDSERASQYAIQLLTDEELYAEMRKNMLADIAERFNSDFIADQYEYYYKQMLEE, encoded by the coding sequence ATGAAAATAGGAATCACATGTTATCCATCTATGGGAGGTTCGGGCATTATTGCTACTGAACTTGGGATAATACTTGCAGAACGAGGCCACGATGTGCACTTTATCACTTCAAATCTGCCATTTCGTATACGAAAGCCGCTTCCAAATATCACTTTCCACCAAGTTGAAGTCAACCAATATGCAGTATTTCAATATCCACCTTATGATATTAGTCTCAGTACTAAAATCGCATCTGTTATCAAAGAATATGACTTAGATATCTTGCATATGCACTACGCGGTGCCTCATGCAATTTGCGGTATATTAGGACGTCAAATGTCCGGTAAAGATGTCAAGATCATGACTACACTACATGGTACAGACATCACAGTACTCGGCTATGATCATTCATTAAAAGATGCAATCAAATTCGGAATTGAAAATAGTGATGTAGTGACAAGTGTCAGTCAATCTCTAGCAAAACAAACGCAAGATATTATAGGAACTAAAAAGGAAATCATACCTATCTATAACTTTGTACGTGAAATTGATTTTCCTACACAACGAAATGAGAAATTAAAGGAAATGTACGGAATTGCTTCAGATGAAAAAGTATTGATTCATGTTTCTAACTTCAGACAAGTTAAACGTATCGATACTATTTTAGAAACTTTTAAAAAGGTACATGATAAAATTCCTTCTAAATTGCTTCTCTTAGGAGATGGTCCGGAATTAATGGAAATGAAACGTCTGGCACGCGACTTAGGTATTTTAGATGATGTACTATTTTTAGGAAAGCAAGAGTTTGTTAACCAATTTTATCAAATGTCCGATTTAGTTCTACTGCTTAGTGAAAAAGAAAGCTTTGGTCTGACACTTCTTGAAGCAATGAAAACAGGGGTAATCCCTATAGGCTCAACAGCAGGCGGTATTAAAGAAGTAATCAAACATGAGGAAACTGGATTTGTAGTCGATATCGGCGACAGCGAACGTGCAAGCCAGTATGCGATTCAGTTATTAACAGACGAAGAGCTCTATGCAGAAATGCGTAAAAATATGTTAGCCGATATTGCAGAACGATTTAATTCAGACTTTATTGCTGATCAATATGAATATTACTATAAACAAATGTTAGAGGAATAA
- a CDS encoding zinc metallopeptidase: MSFISLIIYFVILMILPMWAQHKVKSTYEKYSQVRSTSGKTGREVAEEILSANGINDVDVLEGEGFLSDHYDPSKKVIRLSPANYSRPSVAGTAVAAHEVGHAIQHQQGYFFLRFRNALFPLANIGSNLSYLLIMAGIILTTMQMAKGIGTTALWIGIFLMAFAVLFSIITLPVEFDASKRAMRNIQELHIVNDKEYKHARKVLTAAAMTYVASTAVAVAELLRFILIARSSDN; the protein is encoded by the coding sequence TTGTCTTTCATTAGTCTTATTATTTATTTTGTTATATTAATGATTTTACCGATGTGGGCACAACACAAAGTTAAATCAACTTATGAAAAGTATTCACAAGTTCGTTCTACAAGCGGCAAAACTGGACGAGAAGTGGCTGAAGAAATTTTGAGCGCCAATGGTATAAATGATGTAGATGTTTTAGAAGGCGAAGGTTTCTTATCAGACCATTATGACCCATCTAAAAAAGTAATTCGTTTATCTCCTGCGAACTACAGTCGTCCATCTGTTGCTGGTACTGCTGTAGCAGCACACGAAGTGGGACATGCTATTCAGCATCAGCAAGGATATTTCTTCTTGCGTTTCAGAAATGCTTTGTTCCCATTAGCAAACATCGGAAGTAATTTATCATATCTCTTGATTATGGCAGGTATCATTTTAACAACTATGCAAATGGCAAAAGGAATTGGTACTACAGCCTTATGGATTGGTATTTTCCTAATGGCATTCGCAGTACTGTTTTCAATTATTACCTTGCCTGTAGAATTCGATGCAAGTAAACGTGCAATGAGAAATATTCAAGAATTGCATATCGTTAATGACAAAGAATACAAACATGCGCGTAAAGTGCTAACAGCCGCTGCAATGACATATGTTGCTTCAACTGCTGTTGCTGTAGCTGAACTCTTAAGATTTATCTTAATCGCGCGTTCAAGTGATAATTAA
- a CDS encoding YpiB family protein, with the protein MIDNEALSLKKRNFIEYLLFQYKFKSRISVWLLNLIKSDFRRLDNIYFVDQPIPNHHTLELSVSETEATAIQYYDNQVDYRNTNEIFRHIAYQFPKFDIKINLPQRDARMDEILLSQLLISPDYSLHLHDLYAVTMTPQAEISLINRLQNTIDISLQIHDSEYFYRLSHLLNTLKSKSINFPTKD; encoded by the coding sequence ATGATTGATAACGAAGCGCTTAGTTTAAAGAAAAGGAATTTCATTGAATACTTGTTATTTCAATATAAATTCAAGTCTAGAATCAGTGTATGGCTGCTCAATCTCATAAAATCCGATTTCAGACGATTAGATAATATTTATTTTGTTGACCAACCTATACCTAATCACCATACGCTTGAACTTTCTGTTTCAGAAACAGAAGCAACAGCAATACAATACTATGACAATCAAGTAGACTACAGAAATACGAATGAGATATTCAGACATATTGCTTATCAGTTTCCAAAGTTTGATATTAAAATCAATTTACCGCAAAGAGATGCTAGAATGGATGAAATACTCTTATCTCAGTTGCTGATATCTCCTGACTACTCTTTGCACTTACATGATTTATATGCAGTAACTATGACACCGCAAGCTGAAATATCCTTGATTAATCGCTTGCAAAATACCATCGATATCAGCTTGCAAATTCATGATTCCGAATACTTCTACAGATTGTCGCATTTGCTAAATACTTTAAAATCAAAATCTATCAACTTTCCAACAAAGGATTAA
- the asnS gene encoding asparagine--tRNA ligase: MKTTIKDAKNHIGQEVTIGAWLHNKRSSGKIAFLQLRDGTGFMQGVVVKSEVDEETFATAKNITQESSLYVTGTISEDNRSDLGYEMQVKSIEVIQEAHDYPITPKNHGTEFLMDHRHLWLRSKKQHAVMKIRNEIIRATYEFFHDTGFVKIDPPILTASAPEGTSELFHTKYFDEDAFLSQSGQLYLEAAAMAYGKVFSFGPTFRAEKSKTRRHLIEFWMIEGEMAFYEHADSLEVQEQYVTHVVQSVLKNCELELKTLDRDTSKLEKVQAPFPRISYDDAIEYLKEQGFDDIEWGEDFGAPHETAIANHFDLPVFITNYPTKIKPFYMQPNPENEETVLCADLIAPEGYGEIIGGSERINDLDLLEQRIEEHQLDRESYNYYLDLRRYGSVPHSGFGLGLERTVAWISGVEHVRETAPFPRLLNRLYP, translated from the coding sequence ATGAAGACTACAATTAAAGATGCTAAGAATCATATCGGCCAAGAAGTCACTATCGGTGCTTGGCTGCATAATAAACGTTCTAGCGGTAAGATTGCTTTCTTACAACTACGTGACGGAACAGGATTCATGCAAGGCGTAGTAGTAAAATCAGAAGTCGATGAAGAAACATTTGCTACTGCAAAAAATATTACTCAAGAATCATCACTTTACGTGACAGGTACCATTTCAGAGGATAATCGCTCAGATTTAGGCTATGAAATGCAAGTCAAATCAATTGAGGTCATTCAAGAAGCACATGATTATCCGATTACACCAAAAAATCATGGTACTGAATTCTTAATGGATCACCGTCATTTATGGTTACGTTCAAAAAAACAACATGCAGTAATGAAAATTCGTAATGAAATTATTCGTGCTACTTATGAGTTTTTCCATGACACTGGTTTCGTTAAGATTGATCCGCCAATTTTAACAGCAAGTGCTCCAGAAGGTACAAGTGAATTATTCCATACAAAATACTTTGATGAAGATGCTTTCTTATCTCAAAGTGGACAATTATACCTTGAAGCTGCAGCTATGGCTTATGGCAAAGTTTTCTCATTCGGACCGACTTTCCGTGCAGAGAAATCTAAAACGCGTCGTCACTTAATCGAATTTTGGATGATTGAAGGCGAAATGGCATTCTATGAACATGCTGACAGTTTAGAAGTTCAAGAACAATATGTTACACATGTTGTTCAATCTGTACTTAAAAACTGCGAACTTGAATTGAAAACTTTAGACAGAGATACTTCTAAATTAGAAAAAGTTCAAGCGCCATTCCCACGTATATCTTACGATGATGCCATTGAATACTTGAAAGAACAAGGTTTCGATGATATCGAATGGGGCGAAGATTTTGGTGCGCCACATGAAACGGCGATTGCTAATCATTTCGATTTGCCTGTTTTCATTACTAATTATCCAACTAAAATCAAACCATTCTATATGCAGCCAAATCCTGAAAATGAGGAAACTGTATTATGTGCTGATTTAATTGCTCCAGAAGGTTATGGTGAAATTATTGGTGGTTCAGAACGTATTAATGATTTAGATTTATTGGAACAACGTATTGAAGAACACCAATTAGATCGTGAAAGTTACAACTATTATTTAGACTTACGTCGCTACGGTTCAGTGCCGCATAGTGGCTTCGGTTTAGGTTTAGAAAGAACAGTGGCATGGATTTCTGGCGTTGAACACGTTAGAGAAACTGCTCCATTCCCACGTTTATTAAATCGTTTGTACCCATAA
- a CDS encoding nucleotide pyrophosphohydrolase codes for MKSMEEMQKEVDQYIGQFKAGYFSPLANLARLTEEVGELAREINHVYGEKKKKDTEEENTIKAELGDNLFVLLCIANSLDIDMTESFNETMEKFNTRDKNRFERK; via the coding sequence ATGAAATCAATGGAAGAAATGCAAAAAGAAGTTGATCAGTACATAGGTCAATTTAAAGCTGGTTACTTCTCACCACTTGCTAACTTAGCTCGCTTGACTGAAGAAGTAGGCGAGTTGGCTCGAGAAATCAATCATGTCTACGGAGAAAAGAAAAAGAAAGATACAGAAGAAGAAAATACAATTAAAGCTGAATTAGGCGATAATTTATTTGTATTATTATGCATTGCCAACTCTCTGGATATTGATATGACAGAAAGCTTTAATGAAACAATGGAAAAGTTTAATACGCGAGATAAAAATCGCTTTGAACGTAAGTAA
- a CDS encoding helicase C-terminal domain-containing protein — translation MSQTSYAVVDLETTGNQKDYDDIIQIGITFVKDFEIVGSYHSLIKTDLEIPPFIQALTSIEDQMLTQAPYFNEIAEDVYDLMKDSVFVAHNVAFDLTFLKRAFKRCNISYQPRKVIDTVELFKIAFPTDKSYQLSELAEYHDIPLENAHRADEDAATTAKLMIKAFEVLYALPTDTLKQLYYLSKDLKYQLHDVIFEMVRQRETQPLGKEFDQFEQIIYKKQKDLKSPSVDFEGSTETFYNKVIEALGYTYRPQQLYLAETILDQLMHSEKALIEAPLGSGKSLAYLIAALMYNIETKQHVMISTNTKLLQNQLLEQDIPTLEQVLGYRINAAIIKSRKDYISLGLISQILKDETQNYDVSLLKMELLVWITQTETGDIQELNLKGGQKMYLEQKAETYVPVRNDIHYYNFLKRNAQNIQIGITNHAHLIHASQENKIYQLFEDCIVDEAHRLPDYALDQVTNELSYSDIKYQLGLIGKTENEKLLKAVDHLEQKRILERLDIPPIDIFGLKNAINDIHELNEKLFTTIFDIIHDSDIHDDDNHKIHFVNDFDTAPILKDIHEIIHSLNLTLEYFNGMSHKTIKSIRKHLLYLNDHFRAIEQSLKDGHTCFLSIKNLEQKSTITIYVKDYKVREILTERIVDKFKALTFISGTLTFNRSFDSFKNWFKEDEHFNTFIIDDVVKNDNKATIFIPNDVAPYHYKDVEKYEHAIVSYISEYVNETQSKCLVLFTSYKMMYHVQELLNDLPDFEDYIILSQQNNNQNYKIAQQFNNFDKSILLGTGTFFEGFDFQGEGIKCVMIAKLPFMNQNNTKYWLMDSEFVSTFKDYVLPDAVIRFRQGLGRLIRNEKDKGIVVSFDDRLIKSNYQHFFTQALESFKKVNGNIQQFGKILKKLKA, via the coding sequence GTGAGTCAAACAAGTTATGCAGTGGTAGATTTAGAAACAACCGGTAATCAAAAGGATTACGATGACATCATACAAATCGGAATCACTTTTGTTAAAGACTTTGAAATTGTCGGTTCCTATCACTCGTTAATTAAAACTGACTTAGAAATACCGCCTTTTATACAGGCACTTACCTCTATTGAAGATCAAATGCTGACTCAAGCACCTTATTTTAATGAGATAGCCGAGGACGTATACGACTTGATGAAAGATAGTGTTTTCGTTGCACATAATGTAGCCTTTGATTTGACGTTCTTGAAGAGAGCTTTTAAGAGATGCAACATTTCTTATCAACCTAGAAAAGTGATTGATACAGTGGAACTCTTTAAAATCGCTTTTCCAACAGATAAAAGCTACCAACTTAGTGAGTTGGCAGAATATCATGATATACCGTTAGAGAATGCGCATCGAGCTGATGAAGATGCTGCTACAACTGCTAAATTGATGATTAAAGCGTTTGAAGTGTTGTATGCTTTGCCGACTGATACCTTGAAACAACTTTATTACCTCAGCAAAGACTTAAAATATCAGCTGCATGATGTCATATTCGAAATGGTGCGACAAAGAGAGACGCAGCCCTTAGGCAAGGAATTTGATCAATTTGAGCAAATTATTTATAAAAAGCAAAAAGATCTAAAATCACCTTCAGTAGACTTTGAAGGTTCAACTGAAACTTTTTATAATAAAGTGATTGAGGCCTTAGGATACACTTATCGTCCACAACAATTGTATCTGGCTGAAACGATACTAGATCAACTGATGCACAGTGAAAAAGCACTGATAGAAGCACCTCTAGGTTCTGGTAAATCATTAGCCTATTTAATAGCAGCTTTAATGTATAACATTGAAACAAAACAGCATGTGATGATTTCGACTAATACAAAATTATTGCAAAATCAGTTGTTAGAACAAGACATTCCGACACTTGAACAAGTATTAGGATACCGTATTAATGCTGCAATTATTAAAAGCAGAAAAGATTATATTTCTTTAGGTTTAATCAGTCAAATTTTAAAAGATGAAACACAAAATTATGATGTTTCGCTATTAAAAATGGAATTACTAGTGTGGATTACCCAAACAGAAACTGGAGATATTCAAGAGTTGAATCTCAAGGGCGGACAAAAGATGTATTTAGAACAAAAAGCAGAAACTTATGTACCTGTCCGCAATGATATTCATTACTATAATTTCTTAAAAAGAAACGCTCAAAATATTCAAATCGGCATTACCAATCATGCTCATTTAATTCATGCTTCACAAGAAAATAAAATTTATCAATTGTTTGAAGATTGTATAGTAGATGAAGCACACCGCTTACCTGATTATGCATTAGATCAAGTAACCAACGAGTTAAGTTATTCTGATATCAAGTATCAATTAGGACTTATCGGTAAAACTGAAAATGAAAAATTATTAAAAGCAGTAGATCATTTAGAACAAAAGCGTATTCTAGAAAGATTAGACATTCCACCGATTGATATTTTCGGATTAAAGAATGCTATCAACGACATTCACGAACTTAATGAAAAACTGTTTACAACTATCTTTGATATCATCCATGATTCAGATATCCATGATGATGATAATCATAAAATACATTTTGTGAACGATTTTGATACTGCACCAATTTTAAAAGATATCCATGAAATTATTCACAGCCTTAATTTAACGCTAGAATATTTTAACGGGATGAGTCATAAAACTATTAAATCTATTCGCAAACATCTCTTATATTTAAACGATCATTTTCGTGCCATTGAACAGAGTCTCAAAGATGGCCATACTTGTTTCTTATCTATTAAAAACTTAGAACAAAAATCTACTATTACGATTTATGTTAAAGATTATAAAGTAAGAGAGATACTGACAGAACGTATAGTAGATAAATTCAAGGCGCTGACCTTTATTTCTGGCACGCTTACATTTAATCGCTCATTTGATTCATTTAAAAATTGGTTTAAAGAAGATGAACACTTTAATACCTTTATTATCGATGATGTCGTTAAAAACGATAATAAAGCAACCATATTCATTCCAAATGATGTAGCACCTTATCATTACAAGGATGTAGAGAAATATGAGCATGCGATTGTAAGTTATATCAGTGAGTATGTAAATGAAACACAATCTAAGTGTTTAGTACTCTTTACAAGTTATAAAATGATGTATCACGTACAAGAGTTATTGAATGATTTACCTGATTTCGAAGATTATATTATTCTTTCACAACAAAATAATAATCAAAATTATAAAATTGCGCAGCAGTTCAATAATTTTGATAAATCGATTTTACTAGGCACTGGTACTTTCTTTGAAGGCTTTGATTTTCAAGGAGAAGGTATTAAATGTGTGATGATAGCGAAGTTGCCGTTTATGAATCAAAATAACACTAAATATTGGCTTATGGATTCAGAATTTGTGTCGACTTTTAAAGACTATGTTTTACCAGATGCTGTAATTCGATTCAGACAAGGCTTAGGCCGTTTAATCAGAAACGAAAAAGATAAAGGTATTGTAGTGTCTTTCGATGATCGTTTGATAAAAAGTAATTATCAACACTTTTTCACCCAAGCATTAGAATCATTTAAGAAAGTGAATGGCAATATTCAACAATTCGGCAAAATTTTAAAGAAATTAAAAGCTTAG